Proteins from a single region of Trypanosoma brucei brucei TREU927 chromosome 7, complete sequence:
- a CDS encoding hypothetical protein (Part of an tandem of six genes (Tb07.15M23.130, Tb07.15M23.140, Tb07.15M23.150, Tb07.15M23.160, Tb07.15M23.170, Tb07.15M23.180, Tb07.15M23.190). Tb07.15M23.170 and Tb07.15M23.180 both contain a large repeat insertion and could be pseudogenes.), giving the protein MHVLWCIVLFFVVHTSYVVDASSFFNRWESRARYCARMKRLLFDINNRLEQAKRDVKRSLVNVREEVVNCRILDTSGRSTFAWERIKILDGYNDAILLIKRKVDDHEKKVHELVGNIKKECGFWVSFTLLSDEVHRYTTTNLLQVKFLTARIEALSFDARYYGENLKEGICTFLDPGTETDEMSTEKEVNRTNKTKNSSPTSLESPKTQGTPVTPGGLVDPKEGAGSEESAGPKESAGPKESAGPKESTGPKESAGSEGSAGSEGSAGPKESAGPKESAGPKEGAGPEGSAGSEGSAGPKESTGPKESAGSKESTGPKESAGPKESAGPKESTGPKESAGSEGSAGSEGSAGPKESAGPKESAGPKEGAGPEGSAGSEGNAGSEGSAGSEGNAGPKESAGSEGSAGPKEAAGPKEGAGSEGSAGPKEAAGPKETAGPKETAGPKETAGPKESAGSEESAGPKETAGPKESAGSEGSAGPKEAAGPKETAGPKESAGSEGSAGPKEAAGPKEGAGSEGSAGPKEAAGPKESAGPKETAGPKESAGSEESAGPKETAGPKESAGSEGSAGPKEAAGPKETAGPKESAGPKESAGSEGSAGPKEAAGPKESAGSEESAGPKETAGPKESAGSEGSAGPKESAGPKKTAGPKESAGPKESAGSEGSAGPKESAGPKKTAGPKESPGPKETAGPKESAGSEESAGPKESAGPKETAEPKEGAGSEGSAGPKESAGPKESAGPKESAGSEGSAGPKETAEPKEGAGSEGSAGPKETAGPKESAGSEGSAGPKEAAGPKETAGPKEGAGSEESVGPKETAEPKEGAGSEGSAGPKESAGPKESAGSEESAGPKETAGPKESAGSEGSAGPKEAAGPKETAGPKESAGSEGSAGPKEAAGPKEGAGSEGSAGPKEAAGPKESAGPKETAGPKESAGSEESAGPKETAGPKESAGSEGSAGPKETAGPEESAGSEGSAGPKEAAGPKETAGPKEGAGSEESVGPKETAEPKEGAGSEGSAGPKESAGPKESAGSEGSAGSEGNAGPKEAAGPKETAGPKESAGSEGSAGPKETAGSVGAEGVSVQ; this is encoded by the coding sequence ATGCATGTTCTGTGGTGTATTGTGCTATTTTTTGTGGTGCATACATCATATGTTGTTGATGCCAGCAGTTTTTTTAATAGATGGGAGAGCAGAGCGAGATATTGTGCAAGAATGAAGCGTCTTTTATTTGATATTAATAATCGTTTGGAGCAGGCAAAACGTGACGTCAAGCGTTCACTTGTAAATGTTAGGGAGGAGGTTGTTAACTGTAGGATACTTGACACCAGTGGTAGGAGTACTTTTGCATGGGAGCGAATAAAGATACTGGATGGGTACAATGATGCCATCCTTCTTATAAAACGCAAGGTTGATGACCACGAAAAGAAGGTACACGAATTGGTTGgcaacattaaaaaagaatgtGGCTTTTGGGTGTCTTTCACGCTATTATCTGATGAGGTACACCGGTATACAACTACCAATTTGTTACAGGTCAAATTTCTTACGGCAAGAATTGAGGCTCTTAGTTTTGATGCCAGGTATTACGGGGAAAATCTAAAAGAGGGAATATGCACTTTCCTTGATCCTGGCACAGAAACCGACGAAATGTCCACCGAAAAAGAGGTCAATaggacaaacaaaacaaaaaatagcagTCCAACTTCCTTAGAGTCGCCCAAAACGCAAGGTACCCCCGTCACGCCTGGGGGTCTTGTCGACcctaaagaaggtgctggatctgaggaaagtgctggacctaaagaaagtgctggacctaaagaaagtgccggacccaaagaaagtactggacctaaagaaagtgctggatctgagggaagtgctggatctgagggaagtgctggacctaaagaaagtgctggacctaaagaaagtgctggacctaaagaaggtgctggacctgagggaagtgctggatctgagggaagtgctggacccaaagaaagtactggacctaaagaaagtgctggatccaAAGAAAGtactggacctaaagaaagtgctggacctaaagaaagtgccggacccaaagaaagtactggacctaaagaaagtgctggatctgagggaagtgctggatctgagggaagtgctggacccaaagaaagtgctggacctaaagaaagtgctggacctaaagaaggtgctggacctgagggaagtgctggatctgagggaaatgctggatctgagggaagtgctggatctgagggaaatgctggacccaaagaaagtgctggatctgagggaagtgctggacctaaagaagctgctggacctaaagaaggtgctggatctgagggaagtgctggacctaaagaagctgctggacccaaagaaactgctggacccaaagaaactgctggacccaaagaaactgctggacccaaagaaagtgctggatctgaggaaagtgctggacctaaagaaactgctggacctaaagaaagtgctggatctgagggaagtgctggacctaaagaagctgctggacccaaagaaactgctggacccaaagaaagtgctggatctgagggaagtgctggacctaaagaagctgctggacctaaagaaggtgctggatctgagggaagtgctggacctaaagaagctgctggacctaaagaaagtgctggacccaaagaaactgctggacccaaagaaagtgctggatctgaggaaagtgctggacctaaagaaactgctggacctaaagaaagtgctggatctgagggaagtgctggacctaaagaagctgctggacccaaagaaactgctggacctaaagaaagtgctggacctaaagaaagtgctggatctgagggaagtgctggacctaaagaagctgctggacctaaagaaagtgccggatctgaggaaagtgctggacctaaagaaactgctggacctaaagaaagtgctggatctgagggaagtgctggacctaaagaaagtgctggacctaaaaaaactgctggacctaaagaaagtgctggacctaaagaaagtgctggatctgagggaagtgctggacctaaagaaagtgctggacctaaaaaaactgctggacctaaagaaagtcctggacccaaagaaactgctggacccaaagaaagtgctggatctgaggaaagtgctggacctaaagaaagtgctggacctaaagaaactgctgaacctaaagaaggtgctggatctgagggaagtgctggacctaaagaaagtgctggacccaaagaaagtgctggacccaaagaaagtgctggatctgagggaagtgctggacctaaagaaactgctgaacctaaagaaggtgctggatctgagggaagtgctggacctaaagaaactgctggacctaaagaaagtgctggatctgagggaagtgctgggcctaaagaagctgctggacccaaagaaactgctggacctaaagaaggtgctggatctgaggaaagtgttggacctaaagaaactgctgaacctaaagaaggtgctggatctgagggaagtgctggacctaaagaaagtgctggacctaaagaaagtgctggatctgaggaaagtgctggacctaaagaaactgctggacctaaagaaagtgctggatctgagggaagtgctggacctaaagaagctgctggacccaaagaaactgctggacccaaagaaagtgctggatctgagggaagtgctggacctaaagaagctgctggacctaaagaaggtgctggatctgagggaagtgctggacctaaagaagctgctggacctaaagaaagtgctggacccaaagaaactgctggacccaaagaaagtgctggatctgaggaaagtgctggacctaaagaaactgctggacctaaagaaagtgctggatctgagggaagtgctggacctaaagaaactgctggacctgaagaaagtgctggatctgagggaagtgctgggcctaaagaagctgctggacccaaagaaactgctggacctaaagaaggtgctggatctgaggaaagtgttggacctaaagaaactgctgaacctaaagaaggtgctggatctgagggaagtgctggacctaaagaaagtgctggacctaaagaaagtgctggatctgagggaagtgctggatctgagggaaatgctggacctaaagaagctgctggacccaaagaaactgctggacccaaagaaagtgctggatctgagggaagtgctggacctaaagaaactgctggatcCGTAGGTGCCGAGGGTGTGTCTGTGCAATAA
- a CDS encoding hypothetical protein, conserved (Part of an tandem of six genes (Tb07.15M23.130, Tb07.15M23.140, Tb07.15M23.150, Tb07.15M23.160, Tb07.15M23.170, Tb07.15M23.180, Tb07.15M23.190). Tb07.15M23.170 and Tb07.15M23.180 both contain a large repeat insertion and could be pseudogenes.), producing MAMRLARGATVCLVVSMLCSVQGGIAFSKRVVRERYCDSLRRSINSISGRCTALLQALHGSRDRAKVVRTSCEKAARLSETREGTENANSDKVKLVVEQYNAIRYIETQVIEYKKDVRELLNGIRKHCGFWSSFMPVSSELKREARVKLWKAKSLVSKMEVLSREAETSEVKARTTQCSSAESKNALGGEGDKKPEKEGGEPNDGSAASETPEGTAPPVGGENVTSQ from the coding sequence ATGGCCATGAGGCTTGCGCGGGGTGCCACCGTGTGCCTTGTCGTTTCTATGCTATGTAGTGTGCAGGGTGGTATTGCATTCAGCAAGAGGGTAGTGCGAGAGAGATATTGTGATTCACTGAGAAGATCAATTAATTCAATAAGTGGCCGCTGCACAGCCTTGCTTCAGGCCCTTCATGGTAGCCGGGATCGTGCAAAGGTTGTGAGGACATCCTGTGAGAAGGCTGCTAGACTAAGTGAAACTAGGGAAGGGACGGAAAACGCTAACTCGGATAAAGTGAAATTAGTAGTGGAACAATACAATGCCATTAGATATATTGAGACTCAGGTAATTGAGTACAAGAAAGACGTGCGCGAGTTGCTTAATGGTATAAGAAAGCATTGCGGCTTCTGGTCGTCTTTCATGCCAGTGTCTTCTGAGCTCAAGCGTGAAGCGAGAGTCAAATTGTGGAAGGCCAAATCTTTAGTATCAAAGATGGAGGTGCTGTCAAGGGAAGCGGAGACAAGCGAAGTGAAAGCCAGAACGACACAATGCAGTTCCGCTGAATCGAAGAACGCATTGGGCGGAGAGGGAGACAAAAAGCCAGAGAAAGAAGGTGGGGAGCCCAACGATGGAAGCGCAGCATCCGAAACGCCCGAAGGCACTGCCCCGCCTGTTGGTGGTGAAAATGTAACCTCGCAGTGA
- a CDS encoding hypothetical protein, conserved (Part of an tandem of six genes (Tb07.15M23.130, Tb07.15M23.140, Tb07.15M23.150, Tb07.15M23.160, Tb07.15M23.170, Tb07.15M23.180, Tb07.15M23.190). Tb07.15M23.170 and Tb07.15M23.180 both contain a large repeat insertion and could be pseudogenes.) gives MNLAKKIIVCLFIAILCNVGGVRGFSLVEKKGGYCTKLKATVEELGKRFTDTWNVFEDALHKVENVKENCERFVKLSEEKEVSDAANSDKMKLVNEYYNAIMYNERQISDYEKKIHDLLIGLGKHCGFWLSFTPVSSFLRDITKRHLEEASELISKVESLSENAKSYASHASGEWCSAPATDTQEEVTRSEAEPQSGGDSLQDTTPTVGTRELDRATSTTSSETREEHAGTESAN, from the coding sequence ATGAATCTAGCGAAGAAAATCATCGTGTGCCTTTTCATTGCCATTCTGTGCAATGTGGGGGGCGTGCGTGGTTTTTCTCtggttgaaaaaaaagggggataCTGTACAAAGTTGAAGGCAACAGTTGAGGAATTGGGGAAGCGGTTTACTGACACCTGGAATGTTTTTGAGGATGCACTTCATAAGGTGGAGAATGTTAAAGAAAATTGCGAAAGGTTTGTTAAGTTaagtgaagagaaggaagtgagTGATGCTGCTAACTCggataaaatgaaattagTGAATGAGTACTACAACGCTATTATGTATAATGAACGGCAGATATCCgattacgaaaaaaaaattcacgaTTTATTAATCGGTTTGGGAAAGCACTGCGGCTTCTGGTTGTCTTTCACTCCCGTATCCTCGTTTCTGCGTGATATCACAAAACGCCACCTTGAGGAGGCTTCAGAATTGATATCGAAGGTGGAATCACTCAGTGAAAATGCGAAATCTTATGCTTCTCACGCTTCAGGGGAGTGGTGCTCCGCGCCAGCTACAGATACGCAGGAGGAAGTCACAAGAAGTGAAGCGGAGCCGCAAAGTGGCGGTGACTCACTACAAGACACCACTCCAACTGTCGGAACTCGTGAGCTCGATAGGGCCACGTCCACTACCTCGTCCGAGACCCGTGAGGAACATGCGGGCACAGAATCTGCTAATTGA
- a CDS encoding hypothetical protein, conserved (Part of an tandem of six genes (Tb07.15M23.130, Tb07.15M23.140, Tb07.15M23.150, Tb07.15M23.160, Tb07.15M23.170, Tb07.15M23.180, Tb07.15M23.190). Tb07.15M23.170 and Tb07.15M23.180 both contain a large repeat insertion and could be pseudogenes.) produces the protein MNLAKKIIVCLFIAILCNVGGSVALSTTRRLRYCLGLKVSYGRLNMRLVNVWHRFDRATERAEVVKKRCDAIVKSNEQKELVDAVNAQRKKLADQYYRAIKYIEPQLSNSERRVRQLFTEVVKFCGESPERPVLTTKAVFGLKDNFLDAHEYTVRAETLSRNAEREAEKAEKEKCTSEHFWEILDEDDEADAVGGGNATSPRP, from the coding sequence ATGAATCTAGCGAAGAAAATCATCGTGTGCCTTTTCATTGCCATTCTGTGCAATGTGGGGGGGAGCGTCGCTCTATCAACGACGCGCCGATTGCGGTATTGCCTGGGGTTGAAAGTTTCGTATGGTCGCTTAAACATGCGTTTAGTTAATGTTTGGCACAGGTTTGATCGTGCCACCGAGCGGGCTGAAGTTGTGAAGAAGAGATGTGACGCAATTGTGAAGTCGAATGAACAGAAGGAGTTGGTTGACGCTGTCAATGCACAGCGAAAGAAGCTGGCGGACCAGTACTACAGGGCGATTAAGTACATTGAGCCGCAGCTGTCGAATAGTGAAAGGCGTGTCCGTCAGTTATTCACTGAGGTTGTGAAGTTCTGCGGGGAGTCACCCGAGAGACCGGTGCTCACCACGAAGGCCGTTTTTGGGTTGAAAGATAATTTTCTAGATGCACATGAGTATACCGTCAGAGCCGAGACGTTGAGTAGGAATGCTGAGAGAGAAGCGGAGAAggctgagaaggagaaatgtACTTCAGAACACTTTTGGGAAATATTAGATGAGGACGACGAGGCAGACGCCGTGGGAGGGGGTAATGCAACATCACCGAGACCTTGA